A single Anopheles arabiensis isolate DONGOLA chromosome 2, AaraD3, whole genome shotgun sequence DNA region contains:
- the LOC120894400 gene encoding uncharacterized protein LOC120894400 → MVSIMDVKSERQACDNRVIVSQSAVSQKSIDLDISLRPIISPTEDRDTGSLASNNPNTNVKQSQQPCSSSVSSIATGSDSYNHDITDTDLAKKSMKLNLVSSSNNNKFAESSIHHGSIKAESSDTSAGASTSSVVTTTTAIIMKHRKLKDRSLSDEIGSPKSPAATTGMGITDCALMYAPTISPSIHLEVVDDRKALRDALYQGIFHRHRRTIFAVGSFLRMLKSRNSSYNTIRSSSEGEDDTK, encoded by the exons ATGGTTTCAATTATGGATGTAAAATCGGAAAGACAGGCCTGTGATAATCGTGTAATAGTATCGCAAAGTGCGGTAAGCCAAAAGTCGATTGATCTAGATATCTCGCTTAGACCAATCATCTCACCGACAGAAGATCGTGATACAGGTAGTTTGGCGTCGAATAATCCAAATACTAACGTGAAACAGTCACAGCAGCCTTGTTCATCTTCAGTGTCATCTATAGCGACTGGATCCGATTCGTACAACCATGATATTACCGATACAgatttggcaaaaaaaagtatgaaattaaatttggtGAGCTCatctaataataataagtttGCAGAAAGCAGTATTCATCACGGATCAATCAAGGCAGAATCTTCAGATACCAGTGCAGGAGCTAGCACCAGTAGCGTTGTTACAACTACCACAGCTATCATCATGAAGCATCGCAAACTGAAAGACCGCTCGTTAAGCGATGAAATAGGATCTCCTAAATCACCTGCGGCAACAACAG GTATGGGCATCACTGATTGCGCATTAATGTATGCCCCTACAATATCACCATCCATTCATTTAGAAGTAGTCGACGATCGGAAAGCACTAAGAGATGCTCTGTATCAAGGAATATTTCATCGACATCGGCGAACTATATTTGCCGTGGGAAGCTTTCTACGCATGTTGAAAAGTCGAAATTCTTCATACAATACAATCCGCAGTTCCTCCGAGGGAGAGGACGATACAAAATGA
- the LOC120894399 gene encoding elongation of very long chain fatty acids protein 4-like, with protein sequence MALVLRNIYQTFNYFFTEYKDPRIENYPLLGSPWPIVMIIILYLKFVNDWGRRLMKYQTPYDLTIVMNIYNLIQIFLNLYIGIVGGLNSYFDPDYSWSCETINQKDNPVRRKLIFITYLYFISKIIDLLDTVFFILRKKYNQITFLHTYHHAGMVAATYIFTKFLAGSHATLLGLINSFVHVIMYFYYFLTSFKPELKKSIWWKRHITQVQLIQFTILMLHFGVPLVGGYCDFPKTLLFIGFTQNMFMFTLFADFYIKTYIKKK encoded by the exons ATGGCGTTGGTGCTGCgaaatatttatcaaacatttaattactttttcaCCGAATACAAAG ATCCTCGAATCGAAAATTATCCCTTGTTAGGATCACCATGGCCAATcgtaatgataataatattatacCTAAAGTTCGTCAATGATTGGGGTCGCCGATTGATGAAATATCAGACTCCATATGATCTCACTATAGTTATGAATATATACAATCTGATACAGATATTTTTGAACCTTTACATTGGCATCGTAGGTGGTTTAAATTCTTATTTTGATCCTGACTATAGCTGGAGCTGTGAAACGATCAATCAAAAAGACAACCCAGTGAGGCGTAAACTTATATTCATCACGTatctttatttcatttcaaaaattaTCGACCTTCTAGATACG GTATTTTTCATATTGCGGAAAAAGTATAATCAAATTACTTTTCTTCATACGTATCATCATGCTGGAATGGTAGCTGCTACGtatatttttacaaaatttttaGCAG GAAGTCACGCAACACTTCTAGGACTTATAAATAGTTTTGTGCATGTCATCATGTATTTTTACTATTTCCTTACATCGTTTAAGCCTGAattgaaaaaatcaatttggTGGAAACGGCATATAACGCAAGTCCAGCTG ATCCAGTTTACTATTCTTATGCTACATTTTGGAGTTCCTTTGGTAGGAGGATATTGTGATTTCCCAAAAACTCTCCTGTTCATTGGTTTTACACAAAATATGTTCATGTTCACATTGTTTGCCGATTTTTACATCAAGACATACATTAAAAAGAAGTAA
- the LOC120908476 gene encoding elongation of very long chain fatty acids protein AAEL008004-like, whose product MATFVSFVTKNYNDLFFKRRDERSVHLPLAGSPLFIIGIVCTYLCFVLQYGPRHMLNRKPYNVLNMIKIYNLIQMIANITLFLHICYNVFLLYDNFSFRCQPIDYSISRVGMDEVYFSYAYFLLKLLDLADTVFFVLRKKQSHVSFLHVYHHSFMVLTTYCALVFVPGGHVLLLGLWNTLVHAIMYFYYFLSSLGAQNHSIWWKKYLTRLQLIQFIHLAFHFGRPLLSGNCNFPKFWLWYGFLQAIFVLGLFLDFYIKTYNKTDKSITSQRHCEKKRKIE is encoded by the exons ATGGCGACATTCGTTAGTTTTGTTACTAAAAACtataatgatttattttttaagcgAAGAG aCGAACGTAGCGTTCACCTTCCCTTGGCTGGATCGCCTTTATTCATCATAGGTATTGTTTGTACATATTTATGCTTCGTCCTACAGTATGGACCGCGGCACATGTTAAATCGAAAACCATATAATGTTCTGAACATGATTAAGATCTACAATCTAATTCAAATGATTGCTAATATTACGCTATTTCTACATATT TGTTATAACGTATTCCTATTGTAcgataatttttcattccgtTGTCAACCGATCGACTACTCAATATCTAGAGTAGGGATGGATGAAGTGTACTTTAGCTACGCTTATTTCTTACTCAAGCTGCTCGACTTAGCCGATACGgtgttttttgtcttaagaaaaaaacagtcccatgtttcatttttacatGTCTATCATCATTCATTTATGGTACTTACTACATATTGTGCTCTAGTATTCGTTCCAGGAGGTCATGTTTTGCTGCTAGGTCTTTGGAATACACTAGTTCATGcaataatgtatttttattattttctttcatcGCTAGGAGCACAAAACCATAGCATATGGTGGAAAAAATACCTAACTAGATTGCAGTTAATTCAGTTTATTCACCTAGCTTTTCATTTTGGACGTCCTTTACTCAGTGGCAATTGTAATTTTCCGAAATTTTGGCTTTGGTATGGCTTTTTACAAGCAATTTTTGTACTTGGATTATTTTTGGACTTTTATATCAAGACTTACAATAAAACAGATAAATCTATAACAAGTCAGCGTCAttgtgaaaaaaaacgcaaaatagaatag